Proteins co-encoded in one Bacteroidales bacterium WCE2004 genomic window:
- a CDS encoding large subunit ribosomal protein L6 — protein MSRIGKLPVSLPTGVSVELLDGNVLKVKGPHGEMSQKIDADIKVTVEDNQIKFERPTDQPRHRSMHGLYRALVHNMVVGVSEQFTTQQELVGVGYRVSVAGQLLTFALGYSHEIQLMLPKEVTAEVSDVKKGENPKLVLKSCDKQLLGQVAAKIRSFRKPEPYKGKGIKFVGETLRRKAGKTAAAK, from the coding sequence ATGTCACGAATTGGTAAATTGCCTGTAAGCCTTCCGACCGGCGTGAGCGTGGAGCTCCTCGACGGCAACGTGCTGAAGGTTAAAGGACCTCACGGTGAGATGTCCCAGAAGATCGATGCGGACATCAAGGTCACCGTCGAGGACAATCAGATCAAGTTCGAGCGTCCTACCGACCAGCCTCGTCACCGCTCGATGCACGGTCTCTACCGTGCCCTGGTGCACAACATGGTCGTCGGCGTGTCCGAGCAGTTCACTACCCAGCAGGAGCTGGTGGGTGTCGGTTACCGCGTGTCCGTCGCAGGACAGCTGCTGACCTTCGCCCTCGGCTATTCCCACGAAATCCAGCTGATGCTTCCGAAGGAAGTCACCGCCGAGGTGTCCGACGTCAAGAAGGGCGAGAACCCGAAGCTCGTGCTGAAGAGCTGCGACAAGCAGCTTCTTGGCCAGGTGGCTGCCAAGATCCGTTCTTTCCGCAAGCCTGAGCCGTACAAGGGCAAGGGTATCAAGTTCGTTGGCGAGACCCTTCGCCGTAAGGCCGGTAAGACCGCCGCAGCTAAATAA
- a CDS encoding large subunit ribosomal protein L18 has translation MALSRIERRRRIHFRIRKHVNGTAEKPRMVVFRSNKEIYVQVVDDEQGKTLCAAASNDKELVAQCKGKSGIEAAAVVGKAIAERCLAKGITKICFDRGGYLFHGRVKSLADAAREGGLVF, from the coding sequence ATGGCACTCAGTAGAATTGAAAGAAGAAGAAGGATTCACTTCCGCATACGCAAGCACGTCAACGGCACTGCCGAGAAGCCCCGCATGGTCGTCTTCCGCAGCAACAAGGAGATTTACGTGCAGGTGGTTGATGATGAGCAGGGCAAGACCCTTTGCGCTGCTGCTTCCAACGATAAGGAGCTTGTCGCCCAGTGCAAAGGCAAGTCCGGTATCGAAGCTGCTGCCGTGGTCGGCAAGGCCATCGCGGAGCGCTGTCTCGCAAAAGGTATCACCAAGATCTGCTTCGACCGCGGTGGCTACCTTTTCCACGGTAGAGTTAAAAGTTTGGCAGATGCTGCCCGTGAAGGCGGCCTCGTATTCTAA
- a CDS encoding SSU ribosomal protein S5P, whose product MANTNVKRVKTSDLELKDRLVAIQRVTKVTKGGRHFRFAAIVVVGDENGVVGYGLGKANEVTAAIAKGVEDAKKNLVKIPVINTTIPHEQEAKFGGSRVFMKPAAPGTGVKAGGAMRAVFESVGVQNVLAKSKGSSNPHNLVKATVYALTQMRDAYTVAGLRGVPMSKVFNG is encoded by the coding sequence ATGGCAAATACTAATGTTAAGAGAGTAAAGACTTCTGACCTTGAGCTCAAGGACAGACTGGTCGCTATCCAGCGCGTCACCAAGGTGACCAAGGGTGGCCGCCACTTCCGCTTCGCTGCCATCGTCGTCGTCGGTGACGAGAACGGTGTCGTAGGCTATGGTCTTGGCAAGGCAAACGAAGTTACCGCCGCGATCGCGAAGGGTGTGGAGGATGCAAAGAAGAATCTCGTGAAGATTCCGGTCATCAACACCACCATCCCGCACGAGCAGGAGGCGAAATTCGGTGGCTCCCGCGTGTTCATGAAGCCCGCAGCGCCCGGTACCGGTGTCAAGGCCGGTGGTGCTATGCGTGCCGTGTTCGAGTCCGTCGGCGTGCAGAACGTCCTCGCGAAGTCCAAGGGTTCTTCCAACCCTCACAACCTCGTGAAGGCTACCGTCTACGCACTCACCCAGATGCGTGACGCCTACACCGTCGCCGGTCTGCGTGGCGTTCCCATGTCCAAGGTTTTCAACGGCTAA
- a CDS encoding LSU ribosomal protein L30P codes for MEDTTMAKYRITQIISSNGETKRQKDNLRCLGVRRMHKTVEVEKTPITEGQVAKIAHLCKVEVID; via the coding sequence ATGGAGGACACGACTATGGCAAAGTACAGAATTACCCAGATTATCAGCAGCAACGGTGAGACCAAGCGCCAGAAGGACAACCTTCGTTGCCTCGGTGTCCGCCGCATGCACAAGACCGTGGAGGTGGAGAAGACCCCGATCACCGAGGGTCAGGTCGCCAAGATCGCTCACCTCTGCAAAGTTGAAGTTATTGACTAA
- a CDS encoding LSU ribosomal protein L15P, protein MKLNNLTPATGSTHTSKRLGRGQGSGKGGTATRGTKGAQARAGYEHKIGFEGGQMPIQRRLPKFGFKNPTRVEYKAINVADIEALVAATGLKELGIAEIVSAGLAGKNDLVKVLGNGEIKAAVNVTAHGFSKSAIAKIEAAGGKAVVIE, encoded by the coding sequence ATGAAACTCAATAATTTGACACCTGCTACGGGTTCTACCCATACCAGCAAGAGACTCGGCCGCGGACAGGGTTCCGGCAAGGGTGGCACCGCCACCCGCGGTACCAAGGGCGCCCAGGCCCGTGCCGGTTACGAGCACAAGATCGGCTTTGAGGGTGGCCAGATGCCTATCCAGCGCCGTCTGCCGAAGTTCGGCTTCAAGAACCCGACCCGCGTCGAGTACAAGGCCATCAATGTCGCCGACATCGAGGCCCTCGTCGCCGCTACCGGTCTGAAGGAGCTCGGTATCGCCGAGATCGTTTCCGCCGGTCTGGCCGGTAAGAACGACCTCGTGAAGGTGCTCGGCAACGGCGAAATCAAGGCTGCGGTCAACGTGACCGCCCATGGTTTCTCCAAGTCCGCTATCGCCAAAATCGAAGCCGCCGGTGGCAAGGCGGTCGTAATTGAATAG
- a CDS encoding protein translocase subunit secY/sec61 alpha — MKKFIETIKNIFKIEELRKRLVYTFVLILVYRFGCFVVLPGIDASMLAGLRDSSSEGLVGLLDMFSGGAFGNASIFALGVMPYISASIVIQLLGVFVPYFRKLQMEGESGRKKMNQMTRWLTVLIICIQGPFYMANVHQQIPAAAFVAVNQLGWSPFMFNFVSTLILMAGSMFVMWLGERITDRGIGNGISLIIMIGIVARLPYALTAEIQEKFAANNGGPILLIVEIVLWLFVVMAAVALVQAVRRVPVQYAKRVIGNRQYGGVRQYIPLKINAAGVMPIIFAQAMMLLPLIFSKFDATRGLAATLGNTRGFVYNAIFFVLIVIFTYFYTAVTVNPTMMAESMKRDGGFIPGVKPGKKTVEYLDNIMSRVTFPGSIFLGIIAILPAIAMIFGVSTAFASFFGGTSLLILVGVVLDTLQQVESYLLMRHYDGLMKTGRLSGRSGM, encoded by the coding sequence ATGAAGAAGTTTATCGAGACTATCAAGAACATCTTCAAGATTGAGGAGCTTCGCAAGAGACTCGTCTACACGTTCGTGCTGATCCTGGTCTACCGTTTCGGCTGTTTCGTGGTGCTTCCGGGCATTGACGCGTCCATGCTTGCCGGCCTCCGGGACTCGTCCAGTGAGGGCCTTGTGGGCCTCCTGGACATGTTCTCCGGCGGCGCTTTCGGCAACGCCTCGATCTTCGCGCTGGGTGTGATGCCGTACATCTCGGCATCCATCGTCATCCAGCTGCTGGGCGTCTTCGTGCCGTATTTCCGCAAACTCCAGATGGAGGGCGAGAGCGGCCGCAAGAAGATGAACCAGATGACCCGCTGGCTGACCGTCCTCATCATCTGCATCCAGGGTCCGTTCTACATGGCCAACGTGCACCAGCAGATTCCTGCTGCCGCATTCGTGGCCGTCAACCAGCTTGGCTGGAGCCCCTTCATGTTCAACTTCGTTTCCACCCTCATCCTGATGGCCGGTTCGATGTTCGTGATGTGGCTTGGTGAGCGGATCACCGACCGCGGTATCGGCAACGGTATCTCCCTGATCATCATGATCGGTATCGTGGCCCGTCTCCCTTACGCCCTGACTGCCGAGATCCAGGAGAAGTTCGCCGCCAACAACGGTGGTCCCATCCTTCTGATCGTCGAGATTGTTCTCTGGCTGTTCGTGGTCATGGCCGCTGTCGCACTGGTTCAGGCCGTGCGCCGCGTCCCGGTACAGTATGCCAAGCGCGTGATCGGCAACCGGCAGTACGGCGGAGTCCGCCAGTACATCCCGCTCAAGATCAACGCTGCGGGCGTGATGCCTATCATCTTCGCCCAGGCTATGATGCTTCTGCCGCTCATCTTCTCCAAGTTCGACGCTACCCGTGGACTTGCCGCGACGCTGGGCAACACCAGAGGCTTCGTGTACAACGCTATCTTCTTCGTCCTGATCGTGATCTTCACGTACTTCTACACCGCCGTTACCGTCAACCCGACGATGATGGCCGAGAGCATGAAGCGGGACGGAGGATTCATTCCCGGCGTGAAGCCCGGCAAGAAGACCGTGGAGTATCTGGACAACATCATGTCCAGGGTTACCTTCCCCGGTTCCATCTTCCTCGGCATCATCGCCATCCTCCCTGCCATCGCGATGATTTTCGGCGTCTCCACGGCCTTCGCAAGCTTCTTCGGCGGCACTTCGCTGCTGATCCTTGTGGGTGTGGTTCTCGACACGCTGCAGCAGGTGGAAAGTTATTTGCTGATGCGCCACTACGACGGTCTGATGAAGACCGGCCGGCTCAGCGGGCGCTCAGGTATGTAG
- a CDS encoding methionyl aminopeptidase — protein sequence MIKPKTEEEIELLRENAIIVSKTLAEVGKAVAPGVTTKTLSKVAETFIRDNGAIPSFLGFEGFPAAICASVNDVVVHGFPSDYVLKEGDIVSADIGTLYKGYNGDSCYTFPVGEVSPETRKLLDVTKESLYRGIAAAVAGARIGDIGYAVQSYAESFGFSVVRELEGHGIGREMHENPGVPNYGRPGRGTHLVDGMVLCIEPMINAGGKAVYLDRNGWAVHTADHKNSAHYELTVVVRKGRAEQLSTFDFIEKDGTIKF from the coding sequence GTGATTAAGCCCAAGACAGAAGAAGAGATCGAGTTGCTCCGCGAAAATGCGATTATCGTTTCGAAAACGCTCGCGGAAGTCGGTAAAGCGGTTGCCCCTGGTGTGACAACGAAAACGTTGAGTAAGGTAGCCGAGACTTTCATTCGCGACAATGGCGCGATCCCCAGCTTCCTTGGTTTCGAGGGCTTCCCGGCAGCCATCTGTGCCTCAGTCAACGATGTGGTCGTCCACGGTTTCCCGTCCGACTATGTCCTCAAGGAGGGCGACATCGTCAGCGCTGACATCGGTACGCTCTATAAGGGTTACAACGGCGACTCCTGCTACACCTTCCCGGTCGGGGAGGTGTCGCCGGAGACCCGGAAACTCCTGGACGTGACGAAGGAATCGCTCTACAGAGGCATCGCTGCGGCTGTCGCGGGTGCGCGGATCGGAGACATCGGATACGCGGTGCAATCGTATGCTGAATCATTCGGTTTTTCCGTGGTCCGCGAACTCGAGGGGCATGGAATCGGCCGGGAGATGCACGAGAATCCGGGCGTGCCCAACTACGGGCGTCCGGGCCGCGGCACCCACCTGGTGGACGGAATGGTCCTGTGTATCGAGCCGATGATCAACGCCGGCGGCAAGGCGGTCTATCTGGACAGAAACGGATGGGCAGTGCATACCGCCGACCACAAGAATTCGGCTCACTACGAGCTTACGGTTGTTGTCCGGAAAGGCCGGGCCGAGCAGCTCTCAACCTTCGATTTTATCGAGAAAGATGGCACGATTAAATTTTAA
- a CDS encoding bacterial translation initiation factor 1 (bIF-1) has product MSKQVAIEQDGKVIETLPNAMFKVELENGHVLLCNISGKMRMNFIHILLGDKVRVEISPYDLTKGRISFRYK; this is encoded by the coding sequence ATGTCTAAACAAGTAGCAATAGAACAAGATGGGAAGGTCATCGAGACCCTTCCAAACGCGATGTTCAAAGTCGAGCTTGAGAACGGTCACGTCCTGCTCTGCAACATTTCGGGCAAGATGCGTATGAACTTTATCCATATTCTTCTTGGCGACAAAGTGAGAGTTGAGATTTCACCGTACGATTTAACCAAAGGCAGAATATCTTTCAGATACAAATAA
- a CDS encoding LSU ribosomal protein L36P: protein MKVKTSIKKRSEDCKIVRRKGRLYVICKKNPKFKMRQG from the coding sequence ATGAAAGTCAAGACATCCATCAAGAAGCGCAGCGAGGATTGCAAGATCGTCAGACGCAAAGGCCGTCTGTACGTCATCTGCAAGAAGAACCCCAAGTTCAAGATGCGCCAAGGATAA
- a CDS encoding SSU ribosomal protein S13P produces MARIAGVDLPNNKQGEIGLTYIFGIGRSSAKRILEKCGIDPTIKVGDWNDDQIAKIRTEINEEYKIEGELRSSVQMDIKRLMDIGCYRGIRHRLGLPVRGQSTKNNARTRKGRKKTVANKKKATK; encoded by the coding sequence ATGGCTAGAATCGCCGGTGTAGATTTACCGAACAACAAACAGGGAGAAATAGGTCTGACCTATATCTTCGGTATCGGCCGCTCTTCTGCGAAGCGTATCCTCGAGAAGTGCGGGATCGACCCTACCATCAAAGTGGGCGACTGGAATGACGACCAGATCGCCAAGATCCGTACCGAGATCAACGAGGAGTACAAGATCGAGGGCGAGCTCCGCTCCTCCGTCCAGATGGACATCAAGCGCCTCATGGATATCGGTTGCTATCGCGGAATCCGCCATCGTCTCGGACTTCCCGTCCGCGGCCAGAGCACCAAGAACAACGCCCGTACGCGCAAGGGTCGCAAGAAGACCGTTGCCAACAAGAAGAAGGCTACCAAGTAA
- a CDS encoding small subunit ribosomal protein S11: MAKKTTTSKRVVKVEAYGEAHISSTFNNVIVSLTNAQGQVISWGSAGKCGFRGSKKNTPYAAQMAAEDAAKTAYDAGLRRVKCYVKGPGSGRESAIRTINNAGITVTEIVDVTPMPHNGCRPKGRRKV; the protein is encoded by the coding sequence ATGGCAAAGAAAACTACAACATCCAAAAGAGTTGTCAAGGTTGAAGCTTATGGCGAAGCCCATATTTCATCGACCTTCAACAACGTCATCGTGTCCCTCACCAACGCTCAGGGTCAGGTGATCAGCTGGGGCTCCGCCGGTAAGTGCGGCTTCAGAGGCTCCAAGAAGAACACTCCGTACGCTGCCCAGATGGCCGCCGAGGACGCCGCCAAGACGGCGTACGACGCCGGTCTGCGTCGCGTCAAATGCTACGTCAAGGGTCCGGGCTCCGGCCGTGAGTCCGCTATCCGTACCATCAACAATGCCGGTATCACCGTGACCGAGATCGTCGACGTCACCCCGATGCCGCACAACGGGTGCCGTCCTAAGGGCCGTCGTAAAGTTTAA
- a CDS encoding small subunit ribosomal protein S4, which yields MARYTGPSTKIARKFGEPIFGSDKYFEKRNYPPGQHGLAAKRKKSKEYATQLKEKQKVKYMYGVLERQFHNTYDKASRMAGQKGENLVILLESRLDNIVYRMGIAPTRAAARQLVSHHHITLNGNVCSIPSTQVKAGDTVAVRERSKSLEVIQNSVASVTKYSWLDFDTKTLSGKFLNVPTRAEIPENINEQLIVDLYSK from the coding sequence ATGGCAAGATATACAGGTCCCAGCACCAAAATCGCCCGTAAGTTCGGCGAACCGATCTTCGGTTCTGACAAGTATTTTGAGAAGCGCAACTATCCTCCGGGACAGCACGGCCTCGCCGCGAAGCGCAAGAAGTCCAAGGAATATGCGACCCAGCTGAAGGAGAAGCAGAAAGTCAAGTACATGTACGGTGTGCTCGAGCGTCAGTTCCACAACACCTACGACAAGGCTTCCCGCATGGCCGGCCAGAAGGGTGAGAACCTCGTGATCCTCCTCGAGTCCCGCCTGGACAACATCGTGTACCGTATGGGCATCGCCCCTACCCGCGCTGCTGCCCGCCAGCTTGTCTCGCACCACCACATCACCCTCAACGGCAATGTGTGCAGCATCCCCTCCACCCAGGTGAAGGCCGGCGACACCGTGGCCGTGCGCGAGCGCTCCAAGAGCCTCGAGGTGATCCAGAACAGCGTGGCCTCCGTGACCAAGTACTCCTGGCTTGACTTCGACACCAAGACCCTCAGTGGTAAGTTCCTCAACGTTCCGACCCGTGCGGAAATCCCCGAGAACATCAACGAGCAGCTCATCGTCGACCTCTATTCCAAGTAA
- a CDS encoding DNA-directed RNA polymerase subunit alpha codes for MAILAFQKPDKVIMLESTDTVGRFEFRPLEPGYGQTIGNALRRILLASLEGFAISQIKISGVDQEFQTIPGVIEGMQDIILNLKQVRFRRMVETVETETANIVISGKQEFTAEDISKGLSSFMVLNPELHICSLEPSVKLEITLSITKGRGFVPAEELRDENTPIGTIPVDAIYTPIRKVNWSVENWRVEQKTDYEKLNLEIVTDGSISPNAALHEAANILIYHFKLFTDDKKMSLESTVETDSKELDEESLHMRHLLLTKLSDVGLSVRAFNCLKAAEIDTFADLVSYSRPELMKFRNFGRKSLNEIDLLVEKMKLSFGMDVTKYNIEPKKKNV; via the coding sequence ATGGCAATCTTAGCATTTCAGAAACCGGACAAGGTGATTATGCTCGAAAGCACCGACACTGTCGGCCGTTTCGAATTCCGGCCGCTTGAGCCGGGTTACGGCCAGACGATCGGTAACGCTCTTCGTCGCATCTTGCTGGCCTCCCTGGAGGGGTTTGCTATCAGTCAGATCAAGATCTCCGGCGTGGACCAGGAGTTCCAGACCATCCCCGGCGTCATCGAGGGGATGCAGGACATCATCCTGAACCTCAAGCAGGTGCGTTTCCGCCGCATGGTCGAGACCGTCGAGACTGAGACCGCAAACATCGTCATCAGCGGCAAGCAGGAGTTTACGGCAGAAGATATCTCCAAAGGATTGTCTTCTTTCATGGTGTTGAATCCCGAGTTGCACATCTGCTCGCTCGAGCCTTCCGTCAAGCTCGAGATCACGCTCTCCATCACGAAGGGCCGTGGTTTCGTGCCGGCCGAGGAACTCCGCGACGAGAACACGCCGATCGGTACCATTCCGGTCGATGCGATCTACACTCCGATCCGCAAGGTCAACTGGAGCGTGGAGAACTGGCGTGTCGAGCAGAAGACGGATTACGAGAAACTCAATCTTGAGATCGTGACGGACGGTTCCATTTCCCCGAACGCAGCCCTTCACGAGGCGGCCAACATCCTGATCTACCACTTCAAGCTCTTCACCGACGACAAGAAGATGTCGCTCGAGAGCACCGTGGAGACCGACAGCAAGGAACTGGACGAGGAGTCGCTGCACATGCGTCACCTCCTCCTCACCAAGCTCTCCGACGTGGGCCTGTCCGTGCGCGCCTTCAACTGCCTCAAGGCAGCTGAGATCGACACGTTCGCGGATCTCGTGTCCTATTCCCGTCCCGAGCTGATGAAGTTCCGCAATTTCGGTCGCAAGTCTCTCAACGAGATCGATCTCCTGGTCGAGAAGATGAAGCTTTCGTTCGGAATGGACGTCACCAAGTATAATATCGAACCCAAGAAAAAGAACGTATAA
- a CDS encoding large subunit ribosomal protein L17, with the protein MRHNKAINHLGRQSGHRKAMLANMASSLILKKRITTTVAKAKALKSYVEPLITKSKDDTTHNRRIVFSYLKDKEAVKELFGAIAQKVADRPGGYTRVLHVGFRQGDAAEMALIELVDFNEAALAAGTKPAAKKTTRRSRAKKAEAAPEAAVEAPAEAAAEAPKAPKAPKAKKAEAPAEEAKAE; encoded by the coding sequence ATGAGACACAATAAAGCTATCAATCATCTTGGTCGTCAGAGCGGTCACCGTAAGGCGATGCTCGCCAACATGGCCTCTTCCCTCATTCTGAAGAAGCGCATCACCACCACCGTGGCGAAGGCGAAGGCCCTGAAGAGCTATGTCGAGCCGCTGATCACCAAGTCCAAGGATGACACGACCCACAACCGTCGTATCGTGTTCAGCTACCTCAAGGACAAGGAGGCCGTGAAGGAACTGTTCGGCGCCATCGCCCAGAAGGTCGCCGACCGTCCGGGCGGATACACCCGCGTGCTGCACGTCGGTTTCCGTCAGGGCGACGCCGCCGAGATGGCGCTGATCGAGCTCGTTGACTTCAACGAGGCCGCTCTCGCCGCCGGCACCAAGCCTGCTGCCAAGAAGACCACCCGCCGCAGCCGCGCCAAGAAGGCCGAGGCTGCTCCGGAGGCCGCCGTCGAGGCTCCTGCCGAGGCCGCTGCCGAGGCTCCCAAGGCTCCGAAGGCTCCCAAGGCCAAGAAGGCTGAGGCCCCTGCTGAAGAAGCGAAGGCTGAGTAA
- a CDS encoding 3-dehydroquinate dehydratase /3-phosphoshikimate 1-carboxyvinyltransferase, translating to MICTSLQNKTYGQILEILEDPTVEMAEIRLDLCPLSDEEIEELFSESDTPLIATCRLDGCASPEDATHRLYLAIASGARFADLEIEAPAQVSKDFQHLCRKNGTEIIRSYHNFDDTPDIGVLQMALARCFRYGADIAKVVTTCHSAEDAARIESLYSVVLEGVDSLQGRLVAFGMGEAGRDTRMECLRRGAPFTYACRTEEEATAPGQWSVAEMYGTLYGGRQPYRAEGRTMPASKSFAQRAILAAALAEGTSHLGGYSPCGDSEAALALAGALGAKVRKEGSTLAITGIGARCRQLQPGTVDTGESGLLTRLTIPVLAAVGDGSFTVTGRGTLLRRPLSGAADIMAAFGVLLASEAEGAGKEVRIPATVKGHLIPGTAEVPGQGGSQLISGLLMALPLCDKDSLLRVSEPKSIPYMYITLDVLRHFGIQTRSEMEGDAEMLEADDWSACTGINFKVRGRQHYRAADFDIEGDWSAAANLLVAGAVFGSAELVGMDTKSLQADLTIIDILVEAGAVVSQLEEGTVCVRKAPLEAFQQDLNNAPDLFPIVAVLAAFCAGESRIAGVGRLATKESNRAEAILQMLLQMGVEARVEGDELVVWGESLAARLLGGRLLKGGDYTSRHDHRMVMALKVASLGAESPIIIDDEACVGKSFPDFRL from the coding sequence ATGATTTGCACCAGCCTGCAGAATAAGACCTACGGGCAGATTCTCGAGATCCTCGAGGACCCGACGGTCGAGATGGCGGAAATCCGCCTGGACCTCTGTCCCCTCTCGGACGAGGAGATCGAAGAACTCTTCAGCGAATCCGACACGCCGCTCATCGCGACCTGCCGGCTCGACGGCTGCGCCTCGCCGGAAGACGCGACGCACCGCCTCTACCTGGCCATCGCGTCCGGTGCCCGCTTCGCCGACCTCGAGATCGAGGCCCCGGCGCAGGTGAGCAAGGATTTCCAGCACCTGTGCCGCAAGAACGGCACGGAGATCATCCGTTCCTATCATAATTTCGACGACACGCCGGACATCGGGGTCCTGCAGATGGCCCTCGCGCGCTGCTTCCGCTATGGCGCGGACATCGCCAAGGTCGTGACGACCTGCCACAGCGCGGAAGACGCCGCGCGCATCGAGTCCCTCTATTCCGTCGTCCTCGAAGGCGTCGACTCCCTGCAGGGCAGGCTCGTGGCTTTCGGCATGGGCGAAGCGGGTCGCGACACGCGCATGGAATGCCTCCGGCGCGGCGCCCCCTTCACCTACGCCTGCCGCACGGAAGAAGAAGCGACCGCGCCCGGACAGTGGTCCGTCGCGGAAATGTACGGCACGCTCTACGGCGGCCGCCAGCCCTACCGGGCGGAAGGCCGCACGATGCCGGCCTCCAAGAGCTTCGCGCAGCGGGCGATCCTCGCCGCGGCGCTCGCCGAAGGCACCTCGCACCTGGGCGGCTACAGCCCCTGCGGCGACTCCGAGGCGGCCCTCGCGCTCGCCGGAGCGCTCGGCGCCAAGGTGCGCAAGGAGGGCTCCACGCTCGCCATCACCGGCATCGGTGCCCGCTGCCGCCAGCTCCAGCCCGGTACCGTCGACACCGGCGAATCCGGCCTGCTGACGCGCCTGACCATCCCGGTCCTCGCGGCCGTCGGCGACGGGAGTTTCACCGTCACCGGCCGCGGCACCCTGCTGCGGCGCCCCCTCAGCGGCGCCGCCGACATCATGGCCGCCTTCGGCGTACTGCTCGCCAGCGAAGCGGAAGGTGCCGGCAAGGAAGTCCGCATCCCGGCGACCGTCAAGGGCCACCTCATCCCCGGCACGGCCGAGGTCCCCGGCCAGGGCGGCTCCCAGCTCATCTCCGGCCTGTTGATGGCCCTGCCGCTGTGCGACAAGGATTCACTCCTGCGCGTCAGCGAGCCCAAGAGCATCCCCTATATGTACATCACCCTCGACGTGCTGCGCCACTTCGGCATCCAGACGCGCAGCGAGATGGAAGGCGACGCCGAAATGCTCGAAGCGGACGACTGGTCCGCCTGCACCGGCATCAACTTCAAGGTCCGCGGCCGCCAGCACTACCGCGCCGCCGACTTCGACATCGAAGGCGACTGGAGCGCTGCCGCCAACCTGCTCGTGGCGGGCGCCGTGTTCGGCTCCGCCGAGCTCGTGGGGATGGATACCAAATCGCTGCAGGCTGACCTGACCATCATCGACATCCTCGTCGAGGCGGGCGCCGTGGTCTCGCAGCTCGAAGAAGGCACCGTGTGCGTGCGCAAGGCGCCGCTGGAGGCCTTCCAGCAGGATCTCAACAACGCCCCCGACCTCTTCCCGATCGTGGCCGTGCTCGCCGCCTTCTGCGCGGGCGAGAGCCGCATCGCCGGCGTCGGCCGCCTCGCCACCAAGGAATCCAACCGCGCCGAGGCCATCCTGCAGATGCTCCTGCAGATGGGCGTGGAGGCGCGCGTCGAAGGCGACGAGCTCGTCGTCTGGGGCGAGTCGCTCGCGGCGCGGCTGCTCGGCGGTCGCCTGCTCAAGGGCGGCGACTACACCTCGCGCCACGACCACCGCATGGTGATGGCCCTCAAAGTTGCCTCCCTGGGGGCAGAAAGCCCCATTATTATCGACGACGAGGCCTGCGTGGGGAAATCCTTCCCGGACTTCCGGCTGTAG